The proteins below come from a single Larimichthys crocea isolate SSNF chromosome XIV, L_crocea_2.0, whole genome shotgun sequence genomic window:
- the bmp15 gene encoding bone morphogenetic protein 15 has protein sequence MRATRVPHILVRVCVLSSLIHLFCSTCTGAAASHHLALRRSSRSHQSAQKHKDAHHQHHHHRPLTDEQKADQNLQFMLSLYQSAAEPDGRPKQHRKFGSNTVRLLKPSASSVHYLPASRDHHYSFTVQYNVDTLPSEQLVRASFIHLRSPSSATTLSTTQTPEPPRCRAQITSLGKESQVTLEPHERWTETDITAHVQREKNQDAGGHLTLTAQYWCTEPRLPEENGSLLWWWWNHLQGSKRWSGEPHLEVPSLLLYLEEEREVKDWMGDLLGTEGENIMRQMGLWHPSVRRRRSKDLSESKDHSLDVLKNAPMSSSSSFSTSPSDSIVSDIPNYKRKTSVPKNRCKLHSFRLSFDELGWGHYFIAPPVYNPRFCQGNCPRVLHYGYHSPNHAIIQTVINDLGVGDVPPPSCVPYKYMPMSVLVVHKKKVEYRELEDMVAESCTCR, from the exons ATGAGGGCGACCCGCGTTCCACACATCTTAGTGCGTGTCTGCGTCCTGTCCTCTTTGATCCACCTGTTCTGTTCTACCTGTACCGGAGCCGCGGCCTCTCATCACCTCGCGCTGAGGCGCAGCAGTCGGAGTCATCAGAGcgcacaaaagcacaaagacgcgcaccaccaacaccaccaccaccggccGCTCACGGACGAGCAGAAAGCGGACCAGAACCTGCAGTTCATGTTGAGTTTGTACCAGAGCGCAGCCGAACCGGACGGCAGGCCCAAACAGCACCGAAAGTTCGGCTCCAACACCGTGCGTCTGCTGAAACCGTCGGCGTCTTCGGTGCACTACCTGCCGGCGTCACGAG ACCACCACTACAGTTTCACCGTACAGTACAACGTTGACACTCTTCCCTCGGAGCAGCTCGTCAGAGCCTCGTTCATCCATCTCCGCTCTCCCTCCTCCGCCACAACCTTGAGCACCACCCAGACCCCCGAGCCACCCCGCTGCAGGGCTCAGATCACCTCGCTGGGCAAAGAGAGCCAGGTCACTCTGGAGCCCCATGAGCGGTGGACGGAGACGGACATCACCGCACACGTCCAGCGGGAGAAGAACCAAGACGCGGGGGGACACTTGACCCTAACAGCCCAGTATTGGTGCACGGAGCCCAGGCTTCCTGAAGAGAACGGCAGCCtcttgtggtggtggtggaatcATCTTCAAGGAAGTAAAAGATGGAGCGGTGAACCTCATCTTGAAGTCCCGTCTCTCCTTTTATACcttgaggaggagagggaagtgAAGGACTGGATGGGCGACTTGCTTGGGACTGAAGGGGAGAATATCATGAGGCAAATGGGGCTATGGCATCCTTCGGTTCGCCGTCGCCGCTCCAAAGACCTTTCGGAGTCCAAGGATCATTCGCTGGACGTTCTGAAAAACGCCCCaatgtcttcctcctcttctttctccacctccccctccgaCTCCATCGTCTCGGATATCCCCAACTACAAACGCAAAACCAGCGTTCCCAAGAACCGCTGCAAGCTGCACTCGTTCCGCCTCTCCTTCGACGAGCTCGGCTGGGGTCACTACTTCATCGCTCCGCCGGTGTACAACCCGCGGTTCTGCCAGGGCAACTGCCCGCGGGTGCTCCACTACGGCTACCATTCCCCGAACCACGCCATCATCCAGACGGTCATCAACGACCTTGGCGTCGGTGACGTTCCCCCTCCGTCATGCGTGCCTTACAAGTACATGCCCATGAGCGTGCTGGTCGTGCACAAGAAGAAAGTGGAGTACCGGGAGCTGGAGGACATGGTGGCCGAGTCGTGCACATGTCGCTAA
- the leap2 gene encoding liver-expressed antimicrobial peptide 2 precursor, whose translation MQEKSFFTQRKAAVALCVVLLMLAQQVCAGPLVQQQSGSDQGADSSGVHALRRIARMTPLWRIMNSKPFGAYCQNNYECSTGLCRAGHCSTSHRATSETVNY comes from the exons ATGCAGGAGAAAAGTTTCTTCACCCAAAGGAAAGCAGCAGTAGCACTGTGCGTCGTGCTGTTAATGCTGGCTCAGCAG GTGTGTGCGGGTCCGTTGGTCCAACAACAGTCCGGCTCTGATCAGGGGGCAGATTCCAGCGGGGTCCACGCCCTGAGGAGGATAGCTCGGATGACCCCGCTGTGGAGGATCATGAACAGTAAACCGTTCGGCGCTTACTGCCAGAACAACTACGAATGCTCCACGGGACTCTGCAG GGCGGGACACTGCTCCACCAGCCACCGCGCCACCTCAGAGACCGTGAACTACTAG
- the LOC104935017 gene encoding ankyrin repeat domain-containing protein 46, which yields MSYVFINDSSQTNVPLLQACIDGDLPFAKRLLETGCDPNIRDNRGRTGLHLAAARGNVDICRLLHKFGADLLATDYQGNTALHLCGHVDTIQFLVSNGLKIDICNHNGSTPLVLAKRRGVNKDAIRLLEGLEEQEVKGFNRGPHSKLETMQMADSESAMESHSLLNPNLQSSEGVLSSFRTTWQEFVEDLGFWRVLLLLVVIALLSLGIAYYVSGVLPFSTSQLELVH from the exons ATGTCCTATGTCTTCATCAACGACTCGTCGCAGACCAACGTGCCTCTGCTGCAGGCCTGCATCGACGGAGACCTGCCGTTCGCCAAGAGGCTCCTGGAGACGGGATGCGACCCAAACATCCGCGACAACCGGGGCCGCACCGGCCTGCACCTAGCCGCCGCCAGAGGGAATGTGGACATATGCCGCCTCCTGCACAAGTTTGGAGCCGATCTGTTGGCGACGGATTATCAAGGAAACACGGCGCTGCACCTGTGCGGTCACGTGGACACGATACAGTTCCTGGTGTCCAACGGGCTGAAGATCGACATCTG TAACCACAACGGATCGACCCCTCTGGTGCTGGCCAAGAGACGCGGCGTCAACAAGGACGCCATTCGTCTGCTGGAAGgactggaggagcaggaggtgaaAGGCTTCAACAGAGGACCGCACTCCAAACTGGAGACCATGCAGATGGCCGACAGTGAGAG TGCGATGGAGAGCCACTCTTTACTCAACCCCAACCTGCAGAGCAGCGAGGGCGTCCTGTCCAGCTTCAGGACCACCTGGCAGGAGTTTGTGGAGGATCTGGGCTTCTGGAgggtcctgctgctgctggtggtcaTCGCCCTCCTCTCTCTCGGCATTGCCTACTACGTCAGCGGGGTTCTTCCATTCTCCACCAGCCAGCTGGAGCTGGTGCACTGA